A stretch of Mytilus edulis chromosome 11, xbMytEdul2.2, whole genome shotgun sequence DNA encodes these proteins:
- the LOC139496281 gene encoding cys-loop ligand-gated ion channel-like isoform X1, which yields MEDKLPNIKPKVKQVFIKVHFLKIGEIDTVKEKYTADIFIQARWREKQLDHKKLKHKNDYVLDLDSFWDPKLIVQNLIEQTKDDKPWKEVQYTDKKKAYIVEKRRLQGAFSEKLELPDFPFDHQFLNVYITSEYPQSQLEIAEDKEEISLLNSACFVDEQEWQLCDFVTMRKKPTRKDFSQRKRVTFPGLSAGCCAIRRWKFFVWNMVLVMGFISSTSIATFAVDNNLTQNRLQLSITLMLTTVAFRIVTNQGLPKISYNTILDVYLLFSMLFTYTVCIWHAVISLFSSQSYQDDLDLYVFIVMVTVFGLFQIGFVIYVIIKVFFRNRIIKESLQQYEEHAMKVFGESWKHQRNNQKNALRKRKQRGRATRPVEDELDDEDDDEFINTFLISQKERRV from the exons ATGGAGGATAAATTACCTAATATCAAACCAAAG GTCAAACAAGTATTCATAAAAGTTCATTTTCTGAAGATTGGTGAAATCGATACGGTGAAAGAGAAGTATACAGCCGACATTTTCATACAAGCAAGATGGCGGGAAAAACAATTAGATCACAAG AAACTGAAACACAAG AATGACTATGTGCTGGATTTAGACAGTTTCTGGGATCCAAAGTTGATTGTACAAAATCTTATAGAACAGACGAAAGATGACAAACCGTGGAAAGAAGTCCAGTATACAGACAAAAAGAAAGCATACATTGTCGAAAAACGTCGCCTTCAAGGAGCATTTTCAGAGAAACTTGAACTTCCGGATTTCCCTTTTGACCACCAGTTTTTGAATGTATACATTACGTCTGAATACCCACAAAGCCAGTTGGAAATCGCAGAAGACAAAGAAGAAATAAGTCTATTAAATTCTGCATGTTTTGTTGACGAACAAGAATGGCAACTGTGTGATTTTGTTACAATGCGAAAGAAGCCAACGAGAAAAGATTTTTCTCAAAGGAAGCGAGTAACATTTCCGGGTCTTAGTGCTGGATGTTGTGCCATTCGGAGATGGAAGTTTTTCGTATGGAATATGGTGCTAGTGATG gGATTTATTTCATCTACCTCAATAGCCACATTTGCAGTCGACAACAACTTGACACAGAATCGTTTGCAGTTATCCATCACACTAATGTTAACTACAGTAGCATTCCGAATAGTCACAAATCAAGGGTTACCGAAAATATCATACAACACAATATTG GATGTGTACTTACTGTTTAGTATGTTATTTACATACACTGTATGTATCTGGCACGCCGTAATTTCACTGTTCTCTTCTCAGTCATATCAGGACGACCTTGACCTGTATGTTTTTATTGTCATGGTGACGGTGTTTGGACTGTTTCAAATAGGTTTCGTTATTTATGTTATAATCAAA GTCTTTTTTAGGAATAGAATAATAAAAGAAAGCCTTCAACAGTATGAG gAGCATGCAATGAAGGTATTTGGAGAAAGCTGGAAACACCAACGTAACAACCAAAAGAATGCTCTCCGG AAACGGAAGCAAAGAGGCCGAGCGACTCGACCAGTAGAGGATGAATTGGACGACGAAGACGATGATGaatttatcaatacatttttaatcaGCCAAAAGGAAAGAAGAGTTTAA
- the LOC139496281 gene encoding cys-loop ligand-gated ion channel-like isoform X2 has product MEDKLPNIKPKVKQVFIKVHFLKIGEIDTVKEKYTADIFIQARWREKQLDHKNDYVLDLDSFWDPKLIVQNLIEQTKDDKPWKEVQYTDKKKAYIVEKRRLQGAFSEKLELPDFPFDHQFLNVYITSEYPQSQLEIAEDKEEISLLNSACFVDEQEWQLCDFVTMRKKPTRKDFSQRKRVTFPGLSAGCCAIRRWKFFVWNMVLVMGFISSTSIATFAVDNNLTQNRLQLSITLMLTTVAFRIVTNQGLPKISYNTILDVYLLFSMLFTYTVCIWHAVISLFSSQSYQDDLDLYVFIVMVTVFGLFQIGFVIYVIIKVFFRNRIIKESLQQYEEHAMKVFGESWKHQRNNQKNALRKRKQRGRATRPVEDELDDEDDDEFINTFLISQKERRV; this is encoded by the exons ATGGAGGATAAATTACCTAATATCAAACCAAAG GTCAAACAAGTATTCATAAAAGTTCATTTTCTGAAGATTGGTGAAATCGATACGGTGAAAGAGAAGTATACAGCCGACATTTTCATACAAGCAAGATGGCGGGAAAAACAATTAGATCACAAG AATGACTATGTGCTGGATTTAGACAGTTTCTGGGATCCAAAGTTGATTGTACAAAATCTTATAGAACAGACGAAAGATGACAAACCGTGGAAAGAAGTCCAGTATACAGACAAAAAGAAAGCATACATTGTCGAAAAACGTCGCCTTCAAGGAGCATTTTCAGAGAAACTTGAACTTCCGGATTTCCCTTTTGACCACCAGTTTTTGAATGTATACATTACGTCTGAATACCCACAAAGCCAGTTGGAAATCGCAGAAGACAAAGAAGAAATAAGTCTATTAAATTCTGCATGTTTTGTTGACGAACAAGAATGGCAACTGTGTGATTTTGTTACAATGCGAAAGAAGCCAACGAGAAAAGATTTTTCTCAAAGGAAGCGAGTAACATTTCCGGGTCTTAGTGCTGGATGTTGTGCCATTCGGAGATGGAAGTTTTTCGTATGGAATATGGTGCTAGTGATG gGATTTATTTCATCTACCTCAATAGCCACATTTGCAGTCGACAACAACTTGACACAGAATCGTTTGCAGTTATCCATCACACTAATGTTAACTACAGTAGCATTCCGAATAGTCACAAATCAAGGGTTACCGAAAATATCATACAACACAATATTG GATGTGTACTTACTGTTTAGTATGTTATTTACATACACTGTATGTATCTGGCACGCCGTAATTTCACTGTTCTCTTCTCAGTCATATCAGGACGACCTTGACCTGTATGTTTTTATTGTCATGGTGACGGTGTTTGGACTGTTTCAAATAGGTTTCGTTATTTATGTTATAATCAAA GTCTTTTTTAGGAATAGAATAATAAAAGAAAGCCTTCAACAGTATGAG gAGCATGCAATGAAGGTATTTGGAGAAAGCTGGAAACACCAACGTAACAACCAAAAGAATGCTCTCCGG AAACGGAAGCAAAGAGGCCGAGCGACTCGACCAGTAGAGGATGAATTGGACGACGAAGACGATGATGaatttatcaatacatttttaatcaGCCAAAAGGAAAGAAGAGTTTAA